From the Halalkalicoccus sp. CGA53 genome, one window contains:
- a CDS encoding aldo/keto reductase — translation MVDSLTCGDVPCASGMPTLGLGTWQNDDRDQCVESVKTALSTGYRHVDTAQAYGNEDAVGEAIAESDVPREEIFLATKVWIDDLDYDDVLESTEESLKRLGVNAVDLLYVHWPAREYEPEETLPAFDDLRDEGKIDRVGVSNFEPEDLRTATDHLDAPIFANQVECHPKLPQEELREVCREMGIELVAYSPLARGEVFDVPELEAIAEDHDASAAQVSLAWLREHGITAIPKATGREHIRDNFASLSLSLSAEEVETIDGIPERERTVDPDFAPW, via the coding sequence ATGGTTGATTCTCTCACCTGTGGCGACGTACCGTGCGCCTCGGGAATGCCGACGCTCGGCCTCGGCACCTGGCAGAACGACGACCGCGACCAGTGCGTCGAGAGCGTGAAGACCGCGCTCTCGACCGGCTACCGGCACGTAGACACCGCCCAGGCCTACGGCAACGAGGACGCCGTCGGCGAGGCGATCGCCGAGAGTGACGTGCCGAGAGAGGAGATCTTCCTCGCGACGAAGGTCTGGATCGACGATCTGGACTACGACGACGTGCTGGAGAGCACGGAGGAGAGCCTGAAGAGACTCGGCGTGAACGCGGTCGACTTGCTCTACGTCCACTGGCCCGCACGCGAGTACGAGCCGGAGGAGACGCTCCCGGCGTTCGACGACCTCCGGGACGAGGGGAAGATCGACAGGGTCGGCGTCAGCAACTTCGAGCCGGAGGACCTGCGGACTGCGACCGACCACCTCGACGCACCGATCTTCGCGAATCAGGTCGAGTGCCACCCGAAACTCCCCCAGGAGGAGCTTCGGGAGGTCTGTCGCGAGATGGGGATCGAACTCGTCGCCTACTCCCCGCTCGCCCGCGGCGAGGTGTTCGACGTGCCCGAACTCGAGGCGATCGCGGAGGACCACGACGCGAGCGCGGCGCAGGTGAGCCTCGCGTGGCTCCGCGAGCACGGGATCACCGCGATCCCGAAGGCGACGGGGAGAGAGCACATCAGGGACAACTTCGCCTCTCTCTCGCTGTCGCTCTCGGCGGAGGAGGTGGAGACGATCGACGGGATCCCGGAGCGAGAGCGCACCGTCGACCCCGACTTCGCGCCCTGGTAG